The Bacillota bacterium genome window below encodes:
- a CDS encoding MurR/RpiR family transcriptional regulator: MISLIQERLDTLRRSERRVAEFTLEHLEEVLYLSVSELADRTGTSDPTVIRFCRSLGLRGYQEFKIELARQLVPRERTIHEAAEGGDDPASLVRRVFAANTDALAQTLQVLDPVEVGRAIDALAKAGRIEFYGMAASGVVALDAYHKFFRLGIPCAALTDPHMQAMSAALLQADDVAVAISHSGATKDIVESLRIAREAGAVTVAIIGRRVCPVAAVADIKLWCHTREQEFKPEAVASRIAQLSVIDALTVGVALRRKSIAVENLEKTRRALVNKRY; the protein is encoded by the coding sequence ATGATCAGTCTGATTCAAGAGAGACTCGACACGCTGCGGAGATCCGAGAGACGGGTGGCGGAGTTCACTCTCGAACACCTTGAGGAGGTCCTTTACCTTTCAGTGTCCGAGCTGGCGGACCGGACCGGCACCAGCGATCCGACCGTCATCCGGTTCTGCCGGTCGCTCGGTCTGCGCGGCTACCAGGAGTTCAAGATCGAACTCGCCCGGCAGCTGGTACCCCGCGAAAGGACTATCCATGAAGCGGCAGAAGGCGGTGATGACCCCGCCTCACTGGTCCGCCGGGTCTTCGCCGCCAACACCGACGCCCTCGCCCAGACCCTGCAGGTGCTCGACCCCGTAGAGGTGGGGAGGGCGATCGATGCTCTGGCCAAAGCCGGCAGAATCGAGTTCTACGGGATGGCTGCCTCGGGTGTAGTGGCACTGGACGCCTACCACAAGTTCTTCCGCTTGGGCATCCCCTGCGCCGCTCTGACCGATCCGCACATGCAAGCCATGTCCGCGGCGCTCCTCCAGGCAGACGACGTAGCTGTAGCCATCTCCCACTCGGGGGCTACCAAGGATATCGTAGAGTCTCTGCGCATCGCCAGGGAGGCCGGCGCCGTCACCGTGGCCATCATCGGCCGCCGGGTCTGCCCTGTGGCTGCCGTGGCCGACATCAAGCTCTGGTGCCACACCCGGGAACAGGAGTTCAAGCCGGAAGCGGTTGCCTCGCGCATCGCGCAGCTCTCGGTGATCGACGCGCTCACCGTCGGGGTTGCCCTGCGCCGCAAGAGCATCGCCGTGGAAAACCTGGAGAAGACACGGCGGGCACTGGTCAACAAGAGGTATTGA